Part of the Corynebacterium canis genome is shown below.
TGATGGTGACCGGAGGGCCCTGCAAAGAATCATGCAGATCATCCACCCTCAAGTGCTGCGATACTGTCGTGCGCGATTGGGTGGTGGGCGCCATCCCACTCCGGAGGATGTGGCGCAGGAGATCTGCCTAGCCGTTTCCACATCGGTCGGCTCCTATGTGGATCGTGGACGGCCATTTATGGCCTTTGTGTACGGGATCGCCTCCAACAAGGTCGCTGACGCTCACCGAAGCTTCCATAGGGATTTATCTAACCCAACTGAAGAGCTCCCTGAGCAATCAATTGAGCACGATACACCTGAGGAATATGCGCTGGTCAGCGATGGAAGTAACAGAGTACGCCATCTTCTCGATGGTTTAAGTGATAAGGCTCGCGACATTATTATTTTGCGAGTTTTTGTCGGACTATCTGCGGAAGAAACTGCGGATATTGTTGGAAGTACCCCTGGTGCTGTCCGGGTTGCGCAACACCGCGCACTCACGGCGCTCAGGAAGCAATTGGAAAACGTGGGAGAGCGTAGATGAACCATCTTCGCGGAGTCGAAGGCTCAGGCGCGAACGGGCACGAGAAAGACCTCGTGCTCGCTGATGACGCGTTCTTGGATGAGCTGGCTCGTGGTGTGGATCCGTCGGACGGCGCGGACGAATTGGCAGGGCTGCTGCTGGGCCTCAAGGCTGAGGTTGAAGCGCCGATGCCGCCTGCCCCGTTGGTCACTGACGCACCTACCACCGCCATGCCGCCGCTGCGTAACGTCGTCCCCGCTTCTGAACAGGAGTTCGAAGAAGAGGAGTACGAGGACGCGGAGGTCATTGACC
Proteins encoded:
- a CDS encoding sigma-70 family RNA polymerase sigma factor; translated protein: MNKGRGSPVSESEAELAELVPLAADGDRRALQRIMQIIHPQVLRYCRARLGGGRHPTPEDVAQEICLAVSTSVGSYVDRGRPFMAFVYGIASNKVADAHRSFHRDLSNPTEELPEQSIEHDTPEEYALVSDGSNRVRHLLDGLSDKARDIIILRVFVGLSAEETADIVGSTPGAVRVAQHRALTALRKQLENVGERR